From Phenylobacterium montanum, the proteins below share one genomic window:
- the ctrA gene encoding response regulator transcription factor CtrA, translating to MRVLLIEDDAAVAQSLELILKAEGINTSTTDLGEEGVDLGKIYDYDLILLDLNLPDMSGLEVLRALRVGKIQTPIMILSGSAEIETKVRTFSGGADDYLTKPFHRDELVARIQAVVRRSKGHAQSVVRTGAFTVNLDNKIVEANGARVPLTGKEYEMLELLTLRKGTTLTKEMFLNHLYGGLDEPEIKIIDVFICKLRKKLAEAGDGQHHIETVWGRGYVLRDPHEAEFNTAA from the coding sequence ATGCGTGTGTTGCTGATCGAGGATGACGCGGCGGTTGCGCAGAGCCTCGAACTGATCCTCAAGGCCGAAGGCATCAACACCTCGACCACCGACCTCGGGGAGGAAGGGGTCGATCTCGGCAAGATCTACGACTACGACCTGATCCTGCTCGACCTCAACCTGCCGGACATGAGCGGGCTGGAGGTGCTTCGTGCGCTTCGGGTCGGCAAGATCCAGACGCCGATCATGATTCTGTCGGGATCGGCGGAGATCGAGACCAAGGTGCGCACCTTTTCCGGTGGCGCTGACGACTACCTGACCAAACCCTTCCATCGCGACGAATTGGTGGCGAGAATCCAGGCCGTGGTGCGCCGCTCGAAGGGCCACGCGCAGTCGGTGGTCCGGACCGGCGCCTTCACCGTCAATCTCGACAACAAGATCGTCGAGGCGAACGGCGCCCGCGTTCCCCTGACCGGCAAGGAGTACGAAATGCTCGAACTCCTGACCTTGAGGAAAGGCACGACCCTGACCAAGGAGATGTTCCTCAACCATCTCTATGGCGGCCTCGACGAGCCGGAAATCAAGATCATCGACGTCTTCATCTGCAAGCTGCGCAAGAAACTCGCCGAAGCCGGCGATGGCCAGCACCACATCGAGACCGTGTGGGGCCGCGGTTATGTGCTGCGAGATCCGCACGAGGCGGAGTTCAACACCGCCGCCTGA
- a CDS encoding TonB-dependent receptor, whose amino-acid sequence MSRSYFAFGTALATLAGLCPALALGQTTATKPASEQIGEIVVTATRRTENVLKIPYNISAISGAAIEKNGITDLDGLRNSVPGLTAADYGARAGNINNNFIIRGVNTNDVGVGESEFPNLAGATVSNYVDDTPLFVNLKLTDIERIEVLRGPQGTLFGADSVGGTIRTIHNKPDPSHLDYFIDLSASGSDHADKPNDSADVMLNLPVTDRFAVRVNGGWGQEAGFINADNAVVYNHNGAFLPLNAQPLLANPADPLNSGFVTTTLHGINSSKVWYARGDALWKATDWFTAELAYQHQNDQSNGFSFEAPGSNYVIHRRIPLNPADTNTDLGALTLTADFGFGTITSSTSYYNVGTDDMYDNSGLDVKYPYYYGAYPRTTTTNYDFNRDAAFTQEVRLVSPRGDHFDYVAGVYYQLRRTQAYSIETVPGFAAWANLDGSGPDGVGTWADQLVDYYGGTRPGTLSPPDLTYDFKRDVRFSDTAGFGELTWHITPAWRITGGARVFQETFAQTTIQHIYGAGTTFGSDSLGTSEGSGRKTSTSAIFKANMSYDLGPHTLTYFTFSQGFRAGGANAYPIGTCAFCDSAALQTFGDDHANNFELGIKGLLGRLRYSAALYDIEWSNIQLEVSAVSGTPVIINGGTARSYGVELEGDYRVSPELSLSGGYSYTDAALTQSFSVDGGAYFGTNGTLLPGVSHHQVNFAIDWSPELVPGHEVDFHLDGSYRSWFDNQIETSLDNFRKISGYSLFNAYVQAQLTPKLQAQLFVHNLFDAKGVSAASSLSSDGGAAGTYPLYHAFEPAEFVSRPLTVGLRLVLRH is encoded by the coding sequence ATGAGCCGCTCGTATTTCGCCTTCGGCACAGCGCTCGCCACCCTCGCCGGGCTCTGCCCCGCCCTCGCACTGGGCCAGACCACGGCCACCAAGCCAGCGTCGGAGCAGATCGGCGAGATCGTGGTCACCGCCACCCGGCGGACCGAAAACGTCCTGAAAATTCCCTACAACATCAGCGCCATATCCGGCGCGGCGATCGAGAAGAACGGCATCACCGACCTTGACGGCCTGAGGAATTCGGTGCCGGGCCTGACCGCCGCCGACTACGGCGCGCGCGCCGGCAACATCAACAACAACTTCATCATTCGCGGCGTGAACACCAACGACGTCGGCGTGGGCGAAAGCGAGTTCCCCAACCTGGCCGGCGCCACCGTGTCGAACTATGTCGACGACACCCCCCTGTTCGTGAACCTCAAACTGACCGACATCGAGCGGATCGAGGTCTTGCGCGGCCCACAGGGCACCCTGTTTGGCGCAGACTCGGTGGGCGGGACCATCCGCACCATCCACAACAAGCCCGATCCCTCGCACCTGGACTATTTCATCGACCTGAGCGCCTCCGGCAGCGACCACGCCGACAAACCGAACGACAGCGCCGATGTGATGCTGAACCTGCCCGTCACCGACCGGTTCGCCGTGCGCGTGAATGGCGGCTGGGGCCAGGAAGCGGGGTTCATCAACGCCGACAATGCAGTGGTCTATAATCACAATGGGGCCTTCCTGCCCCTGAACGCCCAGCCCCTGCTGGCCAATCCGGCCGATCCCCTGAACAGCGGTTTCGTCACCACCACCCTGCACGGGATCAACAGCAGCAAGGTCTGGTACGCCCGCGGCGACGCCCTGTGGAAGGCGACCGACTGGTTCACGGCCGAACTGGCCTACCAGCACCAGAACGACCAATCGAACGGGTTCTCGTTCGAGGCGCCAGGCTCGAACTATGTGATCCACCGCCGGATCCCGCTGAACCCGGCCGACACCAACACCGACCTCGGCGCTCTGACCCTGACCGCCGACTTCGGCTTCGGGACCATCACCTCGTCGACCTCGTACTACAATGTCGGCACCGACGACATGTACGACAACAGCGGCCTGGACGTGAAATATCCCTATTATTACGGGGCTTATCCCAGGACCACGACCACCAACTACGACTTCAACCGCGACGCCGCCTTCACCCAGGAGGTGCGGCTAGTCTCGCCCCGCGGCGATCATTTCGACTATGTGGCCGGGGTCTATTACCAGCTGCGCCGGACCCAGGCCTACAGCATCGAGACCGTGCCCGGCTTCGCCGCCTGGGCCAATCTGGACGGCAGCGGCCCGGACGGGGTCGGGACCTGGGCCGACCAGCTGGTCGACTACTACGGCGGCACCCGGCCCGGGACCCTGTCGCCGCCGGACCTGACCTACGACTTCAAGCGCGATGTGCGCTTTTCCGACACGGCGGGCTTCGGCGAGCTGACCTGGCATATCACGCCGGCCTGGCGGATCACCGGCGGCGCGCGAGTGTTCCAGGAGACCTTCGCCCAGACCACGATCCAGCACATCTACGGGGCCGGCACGACCTTCGGCTCGGACAGCCTGGGGACGTCGGAGGGCTCAGGCCGCAAGACCTCGACCAGCGCCATCTTCAAGGCCAACATGTCCTACGACCTGGGGCCGCACACCTTGACCTATTTCACCTTCTCCCAGGGCTTCCGCGCCGGCGGGGCCAACGCCTACCCGATCGGGACCTGCGCTTTCTGCGACAGCGCAGCGCTGCAGACCTTCGGCGACGACCACGCCAACAATTTCGAGCTGGGGATCAAGGGGCTCCTGGGCCGGCTGCGCTATTCGGCGGCGCTCTACGACATCGAATGGAGCAACATCCAGCTCGAGGTTTCGGCCGTCTCGGGCACGCCGGTGATCATCAACGGGGGCACGGCTCGATCCTACGGCGTCGAACTGGAGGGCGACTACAGGGTCTCGCCCGAACTCAGCCTGTCCGGCGGCTATTCCTATACCGACGCAGCCCTGACCCAGAGCTTCTCGGTCGACGGCGGGGCCTATTTCGGGACCAACGGGACGCTGCTGCCGGGCGTCTCGCACCATCAGGTCAATTTCGCCATCGACTGGTCGCCGGAGCTGGTCCCGGGCCATGAGGTCGACTTCCACCTCGACGGCTCGTACCGCTCCTGGTTCGACAACCAGATCGAGACCAGCCTCGACAATTTCCGCAAGATTTCGGGCTATTCCCTGTTCAACGCCTACGTCCAGGCCCAGCTGACGCCCAAGCTTCAGGCGCAGCTGTTCGTGCATAACCTGTTCGACGCCAAGGGGGTTTCCGCCGCCTCGTCCCTGTCCTCCGACGGCGGAGCAGCGGGGACCTATCCGCTCTACCACGCCTTCGAGCCGGCCGAGTTTGTCAGCCGGCCACTGACCGTAGGGCTGCGGCTTGTCCTTCGCCACTAG
- a CDS encoding MFS transporter, with product MSFATSAASAVRRPARVRWRIFLFLFAFTFAAYVQRTMLSVAAERMMPELGLTQVQIGWLETAFLTTYAALQFPGGVLGQAVGARIMFVVCGVVGVAATLATPLLPAISAGTVLFGGLVAAQLVLGAVQAPFFGLLSGTLERWFPSRQWALTQGLSSGGIGLGAAAAPAVIASLMVVIGWRAALVWVALPVLVLIGLWWRDGRNTPHEHPDVGPDELQELDLSAREPSTQPASLRRVLRLLLDRDLLGLSVSYLAMNFVFYMISFWSFLYLIQARHFSELQGGFGAAAPPLAGALGAMLGGFTGSALTARFGAKVGLRITPLIALPAAGLCLLLVAHTDQAMVALAGLALAFGLVEMTEGSYWAASMEIGREDAVAAGGLLNTGGNLGGIVATPLVAALSAHGNWNAPFLVGAGFALAGALIWLVIDPGKRRTA from the coding sequence TTGTCCTTCGCCACTAGCGCCGCCTCGGCCGTGCGCCGTCCGGCCAGGGTCCGCTGGCGGATCTTCCTGTTCCTGTTCGCCTTCACCTTCGCCGCCTACGTCCAGCGGACCATGCTGTCGGTGGCGGCCGAACGCATGATGCCGGAGTTGGGCCTGACCCAGGTGCAGATCGGCTGGCTGGAGACGGCCTTTCTCACCACCTACGCCGCCCTGCAATTCCCCGGCGGCGTGCTGGGCCAGGCGGTCGGGGCGCGGATCATGTTCGTGGTCTGCGGCGTCGTCGGCGTGGCCGCCACCCTGGCGACTCCGCTGTTGCCGGCGATCTCCGCAGGCACGGTGCTGTTCGGCGGGTTGGTGGCGGCGCAACTGGTGCTGGGCGCAGTGCAGGCGCCCTTCTTCGGCCTTCTGTCCGGCACGCTCGAACGCTGGTTTCCCTCGCGCCAGTGGGCCCTGACCCAGGGCCTCTCCAGCGGCGGCATCGGCCTCGGCGCAGCGGCGGCGCCGGCGGTGATCGCTTCGCTGATGGTGGTGATCGGCTGGCGCGCGGCCCTGGTCTGGGTGGCCCTGCCGGTGCTGGTCCTCATCGGCCTGTGGTGGCGCGACGGGCGCAACACCCCACACGAGCACCCCGACGTCGGACCGGACGAGCTGCAGGAGCTGGACCTTTCCGCCCGTGAGCCCTCGACGCAGCCCGCCAGCCTGCGGCGGGTGCTGCGCCTCCTGCTGGACCGCGACCTTCTGGGTCTCAGCGTCTCGTACCTTGCGATGAACTTCGTCTTCTACATGATCTCCTTCTGGAGCTTCCTCTACCTGATCCAGGCCCGCCACTTCAGCGAGTTGCAGGGCGGCTTCGGCGCGGCGGCGCCGCCGCTCGCGGGCGCGCTGGGGGCGATGCTGGGCGGGTTCACCGGCAGCGCACTGACGGCGCGGTTCGGGGCCAAGGTCGGCTTGCGCATCACGCCTCTGATCGCCCTGCCGGCGGCCGGACTCTGCCTGCTGCTGGTCGCCCATACCGACCAGGCCATGGTCGCCCTGGCCGGCCTCGCCCTGGCCTTCGGCCTGGTGGAGATGACCGAGGGCAGCTATTGGGCCGCCTCGATGGAGATCGGCCGGGAAGACGCGGTCGCCGCCGGCGGGCTGCTCAACACCGGCGGCAATCTCGGCGGCATCGTCGCCACCCCGCTGGTGGCGGCGCTCTCGGCTCACGGAAACTGGAATGCGCCGTTCCTGGTCGGCGCCGGCTTCGCGCTGGCCGGGGCGCTGATCTGGCTGGTCATCGACCCTGGTAAGCGGCGGACGGCCTGA
- a CDS encoding CocE/NonD family hydrolase has protein sequence MRLARRQLLQRAILAGGLLAAPSTFAGELQRREHIWSVDAADVKVSPGLWPRSEAMVPGVHFENLRLRMPDGVHLNALLYLPDKVRSGVRVGAQMAADPYRNEPTGELAREMVGQALDGFASLYLDVRGSGGSEGVPTDEYAVDEYDDLVRVVEWIARQPWSNGAVGMYGTSYSAFNSIWMAARYKPEPLKAIFVRGGTDDRYTDDIHSPGGIQMMVDASWALGMITDIAAPGGPDYDLHSKAAMDRWNTPPWLQTFLNNQLDGPHYRRGSLAPDQYGLLTIPTYLAGGYLDMYQNFVPRIMKHAPALTHGILGPWNHGMTWPGPVLDWRRMQSRWFDHFLHGRDNGVLTEPRVAYYMPTWRRQSFRDAGPIPGEWRFADAWPDSVFDPGKRFYLRPEHGQGGDLTETTPEASELRLAYHPATGGFSESIGPSTYEGYYGLDSREDDAWGLVFDTPPLRQPLEMLGFVRARLFASASAPQANWIVRVNDVAPDGTSYIVSYGFLNGTHRHSHVSPEPLPPDEMVTLDIELFCKGYHFPPGHRIRVVVTNAYFPVVWPSPYPMTTTLFAGGELASFIALPVLEETPFLPGSLPVLSDHRIAQPGEGFDAMRSYDAHVDRVTGLTRASFLMGDDRIGCEVKDSDPAHAGLTISTHDDFRPLAGRRLVQVKTDGALRSTADTFDMDLTCVLLENGREVRRRRWTSTFKRQWV, from the coding sequence ATGCGGCTCGCCCGTCGCCAGCTGTTGCAGCGCGCAATCCTGGCCGGCGGCCTTCTCGCCGCGCCCAGCACATTCGCCGGCGAGCTCCAGCGGCGCGAACACATCTGGTCCGTCGACGCGGCCGATGTAAAGGTCTCGCCCGGGCTCTGGCCGCGATCGGAGGCCATGGTTCCGGGCGTCCATTTCGAGAACCTGCGCCTGCGCATGCCCGACGGCGTGCATCTGAACGCCCTGCTCTACCTGCCGGACAAGGTGCGCTCGGGCGTTCGCGTCGGCGCCCAGATGGCCGCCGATCCCTATCGCAACGAGCCTACCGGCGAGTTGGCCCGCGAGATGGTCGGCCAGGCCCTGGATGGCTTCGCCAGTCTGTATCTCGACGTGCGTGGCTCGGGCGGCTCGGAAGGCGTCCCGACCGACGAATACGCCGTCGACGAATACGATGACCTGGTCCGGGTGGTGGAGTGGATCGCCCGCCAGCCCTGGTCCAACGGCGCCGTCGGCATGTACGGCACCTCCTATTCCGCCTTCAACTCGATCTGGATGGCGGCCCGTTACAAGCCGGAGCCCTTGAAGGCGATCTTCGTCCGCGGCGGCACGGACGACCGCTACACCGACGACATCCATAGTCCGGGCGGCATCCAGATGATGGTCGACGCCTCCTGGGCGCTGGGCATGATCACCGACATCGCCGCCCCCGGAGGCCCCGACTACGACCTGCATTCCAAGGCGGCGATGGACCGCTGGAACACCCCGCCCTGGCTGCAGACCTTCCTGAACAACCAGCTGGACGGGCCGCACTATCGGCGTGGGTCGCTGGCGCCCGACCAGTACGGCCTTTTGACTATCCCGACCTATCTCGCCGGCGGCTACCTGGACATGTACCAGAACTTCGTGCCGCGGATCATGAAGCACGCCCCGGCGCTCACGCATGGCATTCTGGGCCCCTGGAACCACGGCATGACCTGGCCGGGGCCGGTGCTGGACTGGCGGCGGATGCAGTCGCGCTGGTTCGACCATTTCCTTCACGGGCGCGACAACGGCGTGCTGACCGAGCCCAGGGTCGCCTACTACATGCCGACCTGGCGGCGGCAGAGCTTTCGCGACGCCGGCCCGATCCCGGGCGAATGGCGCTTCGCCGACGCCTGGCCTGACAGCGTGTTCGATCCCGGCAAGCGCTTCTATCTGCGGCCCGAGCACGGCCAGGGCGGCGACCTGACCGAGACCACGCCCGAAGCCTCTGAACTCAGGCTCGCCTATCACCCGGCGACCGGCGGCTTCAGCGAGTCGATCGGCCCCAGCACCTACGAAGGCTACTACGGCCTGGACTCGCGCGAGGACGACGCCTGGGGCCTGGTCTTCGACACTCCGCCCTTGCGTCAGCCGCTGGAGATGCTGGGTTTTGTCCGCGCGCGCCTGTTCGCCTCGGCGAGCGCGCCCCAGGCCAACTGGATCGTGCGGGTCAACGACGTCGCGCCGGACGGGACCTCCTACATCGTCTCCTACGGCTTCCTGAACGGGACCCACCGCCACTCGCATGTGAGCCCTGAGCCCCTGCCGCCGGACGAGATGGTGACTCTGGACATCGAGCTGTTCTGCAAGGGCTACCATTTCCCGCCCGGCCACCGCATCCGCGTGGTGGTGACCAACGCCTATTTCCCGGTGGTCTGGCCGTCTCCCTATCCCATGACCACCACCCTGTTTGCCGGCGGGGAACTCGCTTCGTTCATCGCCTTGCCGGTGCTGGAGGAGACGCCGTTCCTGCCCGGCTCGCTGCCGGTTCTGTCCGACCATCGGATCGCCCAGCCTGGCGAAGGCTTCGACGCCATGCGCTCCTACGACGCCCACGTCGACCGGGTCACCGGCCTCACTCGCGCCAGCTTTTTGATGGGTGACGACCGCATCGGCTGCGAGGTCAAGGACAGCGATCCGGCCCATGCCGGCCTGACTATCAGCACGCATGACGACTTCCGTCCCCTGGCCGGCCGACGCCTGGTCCAGGTCAAGACCGACGGCGCCCTGCGCAGCACGGCCGACACCTTCGACATGGACCTGACCTGCGTGCTTCTGGAGAACGGCCGCGAGGTGCGGCGCAGGCGCTGGACGAGCACGTTCAAGCGCCAGTGGGTCTGA
- a CDS encoding oxidoreductase codes for MPRDPRWDILFEPVKIGPVTAPNRFYQVPHASGMTNVLPQVRAAFREVKAEGGWGVVCTGAVSIHPSSDDSPLPAARLWDEHDVRAHALMTEAVHRHGSLAGVELWHGGAATMNRSSRIPPLSPSGVGWMSTHVGFMSNQRARAMNQDDIKAFLGWYRDAAIRAKRAGFDIVYVYAGMGYLLHEFLLPAYNRREDAYGGSVKNRTRLIREALETVKEAVGDTCGVALRISLDELRQRPGTELATEAHEVVAELGDLPDLWDVKLDSSPTDCGSSRFRPEGSHEPVIDFVKSLTSRPVVGVGRFTSPDAMVSQIRRGVLDLIGAARPSIADPFLPRKLDEGREDEIRECIGCNICISSWHDGVPVRCTQNPTIGEEWRRGWHPERYERAGSADRVLVVGAGPAGLDCALTLARRGYEVAIADKAHRAGGRILDEAELPGLNAWRRVLDYRLGALVKLPNAQLYLDSELGADEVLGFGAERVVIATGCDWVPAAYDARMETPGELFQGPGVFTPQDVFAGRPIQGPVAVFDYDNYYMGGCIAERLAAQGLDVTYVTPAGFASAWTIMNNEQPNVHMNLARLGVELITRRSVAAYMPGLLVTEDIFTRAQAELPCASLVVVGHRRPRSALYDALVARKGEWAEAGVRSVDRIGDAAAPGALVHAVYSGHLYARTLDAPAEALPYRIDNGLPAPAVAAE; via the coding sequence ATGCCCCGCGACCCTCGATGGGACATTCTCTTCGAACCGGTGAAGATCGGGCCGGTCACCGCGCCCAATCGGTTCTACCAAGTCCCCCACGCCAGCGGCATGACCAACGTCCTGCCCCAGGTCCGCGCCGCCTTTCGTGAGGTGAAAGCCGAGGGCGGCTGGGGCGTGGTCTGCACCGGCGCGGTTTCGATCCATCCGAGCTCGGACGATTCCCCTCTGCCCGCCGCGCGCCTGTGGGACGAGCACGACGTCCGCGCCCACGCCCTGATGACCGAGGCGGTGCATCGGCACGGCTCGCTGGCGGGCGTGGAGCTGTGGCACGGCGGCGCGGCGACCATGAACCGGTCGAGCCGCATCCCGCCCCTGTCCCCCTCCGGCGTCGGCTGGATGTCGACCCATGTGGGCTTCATGTCCAACCAGCGCGCCCGCGCCATGAACCAGGACGACATCAAGGCCTTCCTCGGCTGGTATCGCGACGCCGCCATCCGAGCCAAGCGCGCCGGCTTCGACATCGTCTATGTCTATGCCGGCATGGGCTACCTGCTGCACGAGTTCCTGCTGCCGGCCTACAACCGCCGCGAGGACGCCTATGGGGGCAGTGTGAAGAACCGCACCCGCCTGATCCGCGAGGCGCTGGAGACGGTCAAGGAGGCGGTGGGCGACACCTGTGGCGTGGCCCTGCGCATCAGTCTGGACGAGCTGCGCCAGCGGCCGGGGACCGAGCTGGCCACCGAGGCGCACGAGGTGGTGGCCGAGCTGGGCGACCTGCCGGACCTGTGGGACGTCAAGCTGGACTCAAGCCCCACCGACTGCGGCAGCTCGCGCTTCCGGCCGGAGGGCAGCCACGAGCCGGTGATCGATTTCGTCAAAAGCCTGACCAGCCGCCCGGTGGTCGGGGTCGGCCGCTTCACCTCGCCCGACGCCATGGTCTCGCAGATCCGCCGCGGCGTGCTAGACCTGATCGGCGCCGCCCGGCCCTCGATCGCCGACCCGTTCCTGCCGCGCAAGCTGGACGAGGGCCGCGAGGACGAGATTCGCGAGTGCATCGGCTGCAACATCTGCATCTCCAGCTGGCACGACGGGGTGCCGGTCCGCTGCACCCAGAACCCCACCATCGGCGAGGAATGGCGCCGCGGCTGGCATCCCGAGCGCTACGAGAGAGCCGGGTCCGCCGACCGCGTGCTGGTGGTCGGCGCGGGGCCGGCCGGCCTGGACTGCGCCCTGACCCTGGCCCGCCGCGGCTATGAGGTCGCCATAGCCGACAAGGCCCACCGGGCCGGCGGCCGGATCCTGGACGAGGCCGAGCTGCCGGGCCTTAACGCCTGGCGCCGCGTGCTCGACTATCGCCTCGGCGCCCTCGTCAAACTGCCCAACGCCCAGCTCTATCTGGACAGCGAACTCGGCGCCGACGAAGTGCTGGGCTTCGGCGCCGAGCGGGTGGTGATCGCCACCGGCTGCGACTGGGTTCCCGCCGCCTACGACGCACGCATGGAGACCCCGGGCGAACTGTTCCAGGGCCCCGGCGTGTTCACGCCGCAGGACGTTTTCGCCGGCCGGCCGATCCAGGGGCCGGTCGCCGTGTTCGACTACGACAACTACTACATGGGCGGTTGCATCGCCGAGCGGCTGGCGGCCCAGGGCCTGGACGTGACCTATGTGACCCCGGCCGGCTTCGCCTCGGCCTGGACGATCATGAACAACGAGCAGCCCAACGTGCACATGAACCTGGCGCGGCTGGGCGTGGAGCTGATCACCCGGCGCAGCGTGGCCGCCTATATGCCGGGCCTTTTGGTGACCGAGGACATCTTCACCCGCGCCCAGGCCGAGCTGCCTTGCGCTTCGCTGGTGGTGGTGGGCCATCGCCGGCCGCGCAGCGCGCTCTACGACGCCTTGGTCGCCCGTAAGGGAGAATGGGCCGAAGCGGGGGTGCGCAGCGTGGACCGGATCGGCGACGCCGCCGCGCCAGGCGCCCTGGTCCACGCGGTCTATTCGGGCCACCTCTACGCCCGCACCCTCGACGCGCCGGCCGAGGCCCTGCCCTATCGCATCGACAACGGACTGCCGGCGCCCGCCGTGGCGGCCGAATAG
- a CDS encoding aromatic ring-hydroxylating oxygenase subunit alpha: MQQTLHIPGLEPSLPSTAYTDPGRFAREKEAIFTREWMAVCRTEEIQGPGAWRVVELAGESVLLVRGKDGALHAHYNVCRHRGARLCPAPGEQKPGRPELPPAVSPTGLIRCPYHAWTYSPAGELIGAPFLSDDADFPRERLSLYPVGCAEWGGFVFLHLTPAKAQPLEGQIGPAAARIANYPLADLRIGHRIAYEVEANWKILCENYNECYHCGPVHPELCAIVPAFRSQGGSGLEWERGIPHREGATTFTWTGTTKRAPFTGLNEDEKVRHKGELIYPNLFLSLAADHVAAFILWPLGPSRTRVECLFLFAEAEMARDDFDHTDASSFWDVVNQQDWAICERVQQGMGCRAHLQGFYAPMEDANLDMRRYIDERMGSR; this comes from the coding sequence ATGCAGCAAACCCTGCACATTCCTGGGCTAGAGCCGTCCCTGCCCTCCACCGCCTATACCGACCCCGGCCGTTTCGCGCGCGAAAAGGAGGCGATCTTCACCCGCGAATGGATGGCGGTCTGCCGCACCGAGGAAATCCAGGGGCCGGGCGCCTGGCGAGTGGTCGAACTGGCCGGCGAGAGCGTGCTGCTGGTCCGCGGCAAGGATGGCGCCCTGCACGCCCACTACAATGTCTGCCGCCATCGCGGCGCTCGGCTCTGCCCCGCGCCGGGCGAGCAGAAGCCAGGCCGACCCGAGTTGCCCCCAGCGGTCTCCCCCACCGGGCTGATCCGCTGCCCTTACCATGCCTGGACCTACAGCCCCGCGGGCGAGCTGATCGGCGCGCCGTTCCTCAGCGACGACGCCGACTTTCCGCGCGAGCGCCTGTCGCTCTATCCCGTCGGCTGCGCCGAATGGGGCGGCTTCGTCTTCCTGCATCTGACCCCGGCCAAGGCCCAGCCGCTGGAAGGTCAGATCGGCCCGGCGGCGGCGCGGATCGCCAACTATCCGCTCGCGGACCTGCGCATCGGCCATCGCATCGCCTACGAGGTCGAGGCAAACTGGAAGATCCTCTGCGAGAACTACAACGAATGCTACCACTGCGGCCCGGTCCATCCGGAGCTCTGCGCCATCGTCCCAGCCTTTCGCAGCCAGGGCGGCTCGGGCCTGGAATGGGAGCGCGGCATTCCCCATCGCGAAGGCGCCACCACCTTCACCTGGACCGGAACGACCAAGCGCGCGCCCTTCACCGGCCTGAACGAAGACGAAAAGGTCCGCCACAAGGGCGAGCTGATCTATCCCAACCTGTTTCTCAGCCTCGCCGCTGACCACGTGGCGGCCTTCATCCTCTGGCCGCTCGGCCCCTCCCGCACCCGCGTCGAATGCCTGTTCCTGTTCGCGGAGGCCGAGATGGCGCGGGACGACTTCGACCACACCGACGCCTCCAGCTTCTGGGACGTGGTCAACCAGCAGGACTGGGCGATCTGCGAGCGGGTGCAGCAGGGCATGGGCTGCCGCGCCCACCTGCAAGGGTTCTACGCGCCGATGGAGGACGCCAACCTTGATATGCGACGGTACATCGATGAAAGGATGGGCTCGCGGTGA
- a CDS encoding TetR/AcrR family transcriptional regulator, with product MDGTQGETGRRKRLSHDERRLKLIETTLTCLARDGAEGTSLRSVCREMGVAPSLVKHFFEGWRDLLVAAYELLVERFMASLEPVVNAAYPNARARMDAVIHTYLSTDWAGDSSIGASIAFWQLSRSLPELKASFTRYLNGRRALLQQALEDLTVEAGVEVDLEQLTTAFMLMLDGVWLEISVNPGNIAESGAHAMCWFWLDAVLAGRRKAG from the coding sequence GTGGACGGAACACAGGGCGAGACAGGACGGCGCAAGCGGCTCAGCCACGACGAGCGGCGGCTGAAGCTGATCGAGACCACCCTGACCTGCCTGGCGCGGGACGGGGCGGAGGGTACGTCCCTGCGCAGCGTGTGCCGCGAGATGGGCGTCGCCCCCAGCCTGGTGAAGCACTTCTTCGAGGGCTGGCGCGATCTCCTGGTCGCCGCCTACGAGTTGCTGGTCGAACGCTTCATGGCCAGCCTGGAGCCGGTGGTCAACGCCGCCTATCCCAACGCCCGGGCGCGGATGGACGCGGTGATCCACACCTATCTGTCCACCGACTGGGCCGGCGACAGCTCGATCGGCGCCAGCATCGCCTTCTGGCAGCTGTCGCGCAGCCTGCCCGAACTGAAAGCCTCGTTCACCCGCTACCTGAACGGCCGCCGCGCCCTGCTGCAGCAGGCGCTGGAGGACCTCACCGTCGAAGCCGGCGTCGAGGTGGATCTCGAACAACTGACCACGGCCTTCATGCTGATGCTGGACGGCGTCTGGCTGGAGATCTCGGTCAATCCGGGCAACATCGCCGAGAGCGGCGCGCATGCGATGTGCTGGTTCTGGCTCGACGCGGTTCTGGCCGGCCGGCGCAAGGCTGGCTGA